A genomic segment from Gracilinanus agilis isolate LMUSP501 chromosome 1, AgileGrace, whole genome shotgun sequence encodes:
- the LOC123250411 gene encoding interferon omega-1-like, whose amino-acid sequence MTSWSLLPLALALLCSSTHCSLDCDLTQGLQEDFSLLNQMSTFPLVSCLKDRTNFNFPKEALNGSQLQKENATVIVLEMVQQIFTLFSQNATPATWNQTQLMQLLFGLHRQLEQLERCLEQYVEWEESSLESENPRLALKSYFQGISQYLQGKEYSHCAWEIVRVEIRRVFLFMSKLARKLRA is encoded by the coding sequence ATGACCTCCTGGAGCTTGTTGCCTCTTGCCCTGGCTCTGCTCTGCTCCAGCACCCATTGCTCCCTGGACTGCGACCTGACTCAGGGACTTCAGGAAGACTTCTCACTTCTTAACCAAATGAGCACATTTCCCCTGGTGTCATGTCTGAAGGACAGGACCAATTTCAACTTCCCAAAGGAAGCCCTGAATGGAAGCCAACTCCAGAAGGAAAATGCCACAGTCATTGTTCTTGAGATGGTCCAGCAGATCTTTACCCTCTTCAGTCAAAATGCCACTCCTGCCACTTGGAATCAGACCCAGCTTATGCAACTGCTCTTTGGACTACATCGACAGCTGGAACAGCTAGAGAGGTGTCTTGAGCAGTATGTGGAGTGGGAAGAGTCTTCCTTGGAAAGTGAAAACCCTAGGCTGGCCCTGAAGAGCTACTTCCAAGGAATAAGCCAGTATCTGCAGGGTAAAGAGTATAGTCACTGTGCCTGGGAGATTGTCCGAGTGGAAATCAGGAGAGTCTTTCTGTTCATGAGCAAACTCGCAAGAAAACTCAGGGCCTGA